The genomic segment CACGCACCGACCACACTTAACGCCCCGGGGGGAGAGAGGGGCACAGGCTGGTGGCCATGGGCCACCCAGCCTTCACCTACACACacagctgccccacccccaagggCCCCGGTGAGGACTGCCTGGCTAGCCGCTCATCAGGGGGTGCGGAGCCAAGGCCCCGATCCCCCCACAACGTGCTCACATCTAGACGAGCACCATCCAATGGGATACAATGCCGGCCACATATGGAATTTTAAACTTCCTGGcagctacattaaaaaaaggaaatggatggaaaaaaaattaagagtatattttatttaacccaaacACATCCACAATATTATTTCAACAGGTAAGGCTATCACTGAGCTGTTTCAGTACCGTGGCGTGGACCCTGCACGTACAGCCCATCTTGGTTGAGACCAGCCTCCCTGGAAGGCACAGGCTAGTGGGAGAGGCCAACTGTCACAACACTGCACACAATGTGACAAAGTGCCAGAAATGACAGGACAGCCGGGTTCTGGCACCGCCTCTGCCCACTGTCCCTCTGCCTACAGCAGTTCTGTGTCCCATGTGTTCTGGGTAACGTGACTACAGCTCAGGTCGCAGAGCTTGGCGGGAGGAGCTACAGCTATTCTCCCAGGGAAGAGCGGCGGATTCTAGCCCACCTAGGGGGGCTTCAGGGAGGTGGTGACATTTGCATCCGGCCTGCGAGTATGAGCCAGGGGAGGGactgggagaaaggagagaggagtggACATCGCAGGCAGAAGGAAGGGCACCTAATCAAGAAGAGCGATGGCTCTCGCGACAGCACACCGCCTTGGCACAGCCCCCGTGCCCCGCTTCGCCCTGATCGCCCCAGTTCACGCCTGTGGCCCCAGCACACGTGTCAACAGCACCCTCTTTCAGTCCCCAAACTGTCCAGGTGCTCACCATGCTTAAACCCCAGGTTGATGAAGTTAAAGAAAGTGGCAGAGGGCACACAGCATCTAGGCAGCAGGCTGGCTCTTAAAGCAGATGCTCTTTGACTCAGAGCCCCGTCAAAGAGGGCCCAGAGGCTCCACGGCCCAGAGGCTCCACGGCTCAGCTGTGGGCCGAGGAACCCTCTCCTGCACACCAGGCTGCAGGCAGAACCGGAGAGGGTCTCCACCCAGAGCTTagcgggagggaggaggggaggtggaaaAAAAGCCCCAAGGCCCTTGCAGGTCACCTTTGCTGATCACGGCTTTCCTTAAAGTCACCCTGTGGGAGTCAATACCGTGCTGCCTCTTTAACACCccacccagggcctggaggtTTCGAATTTGCCGTGGGCAGGTTGCTTTCTGCTGTTTCTGGGGTCTTCAGGTTAGAGCCCACTGGGGCTGACCACAGGGCTCTTCGGGCCACCAGAGGGGAAAGTCTGTGCTCCAGCTCTTGAGCTCTTTGAAGTCAACTTGACAAGCCTGGGAGCGTCAGTGCTTTcccctctgggggtgggggtttacCAGCAACATCTTTCTCTGCAGGGTGATCTGTTGGGACAAAGTGATTGCAGAACACAGTGACCACCGCGAAGAGGTGGATTGAGTGGTGGGGCCCAGGGCTGCGTTCGACCGCGTGTTCCCTAACTCTGTCGAAACAGGCTGGGAACTAGATTTCTGCAAGGCAAATGTTAGCTTAGCAGAGTGGCCACGTCAGATGGGCTGCAACTCTCCCTGCACCCGCCCGGGGCTCTGACAGCGTGGCTGCTCCCTTGCCAGCGTCACGGCAGACAAATAGAGGAACCtcactccttccttcttctcaagCTCCTGGGTCCCACCAGTGACTGGGgggccctcccacccctgccaggcCAAAGCacagcagcagctgctgctgggagctcAGGAGCTGGGCAATGTGCAATCGGACAGACACACTTGCCACCTTCCTGCCCCCGGAAGGCGCTGGGGCAAGTGGGGCAGGCTGCTCTTCCCCCCTAGCGTTGCCAGGCAGGTGGCAGGTGAGTGGGCCAGGTCACGCCGGCTGCTCCTTCACCTGCCTCTTCTCACCGAGAGAACGAGGGTCCACACGGCAGCACTCCCTCTTCCCTAAGACCCCCTAGGAGTGGGCTCAGATGGTGCCTCCGGGTGGGCGCCAGGATGGGGGAGCCACCACGGGGAGGAACAGGAGGCTGAGGCCCGGCAGCCTAGCCCGTCACTCGGTTCCTCGGGGGTCGCCCTCATTCAACACAAATATCCACTCAACGAGGGTTAGGGAAAACCACGTAGCGGTCCCGGCTTCTGTCCCCGGGACATCCCTGGGCACACAGGGAACCGCTGCTCCCTGGGAGAAGAGTCAGGGGCTTTGCGGGGGCTTAGGGCAGACAAAAGAGGGGCCGGGGACTGCACGGCCagcgccgggggcggggggcggggaaaGGACGGGACGGAGTGTGTGCCTGGGGAAGGCGACGGCCGACCCGGGGAGGagggcgggccggggcggggcggctgGGCGCTGCCGGCGGGCAGGACGACCCCCTCAGCGGGAGCCTGGGCGGCAGTGGGGCTTCGACGGGGGCCTGCGAACCGGGAGCCGGCGGCGCCCGCCCCCTCCAGGGTTCTGTGCCGAGCAGACGGGCACTGCTTCCCGAGGGCTAGACGTGGACGCCGACGAACTTCCCGGGCAGCGCTGGAACCCGCGGCCGCGAGTGGCCGTAGCTAGGCAACCCGAGGGCCGCCGCGAGGCGCGCACGCGCAGGCCGCAGGGCCGACTGGCGCATGCGCGGTCGCCTCCCGCCCGCGTCCCAGGCTCCGGAGGCCAACGGCGGGATGGGAGCGACGCGCCTGCGCCGGGGCGCCGCTTGGGCCCTCGGCTCGGCAGGGTAGCCGTCCTCGGTCGGTGCGCCTGCCGGCGTCGGTCGCTCGAGACTGATTCTTCCCTTGGGAAGAACCCCGACTCTTCTCACCCCCTAAGACCAGAACAGACTGGGACAAAGAGCCGCCACGACCCGGGCGACGTCCCAGGGCGGTCCTCGCGCGCCCGGCCGGGCAGGTGGGCGAAGGGCGGGGCCGCGGGGTGGGCGGAGGGCGGGGCCGCGGGGTGGGCGGTGGCGGACGGGAGgcgagcggggcggggcggggcggggccgggccgggcggggcggggcgtcaCAAGAGCGCTTGCGGGGGGCGTGGCGCGCGCTGACGTCGCTGTCGGACACGTCGGcggcgcggcggccgcggcgcccGGAGCCGGATGTGCCAAGATGGCCGCCGTGGCTGCCGTGGCTGCGCCGGGCGCGACCGCCGAGCCTTCTTCCGCCCGCGGCGCCTGAGGGGCGGGAGCCGGGGGCCGCGGAGGGGCCGGGCGGGAGCCCGCGCGGGTCTCGGCCGCCTTGCGGCGCGCGGGTGAGGGCCGGGGTCGGGCCGGAGGGAGGCGGCTGGGCCGCGCCGGGCCCGGCCCCGAGCGGACGGCGCGCGTCCGGGGAGccgcgggcgggccgggcgcggggcgcggggcgcgggccggGCGGGCCGGGGAGCCCCCGTGCCGCCTGCCCGCGGGGCTGACGTGGCCGTCGCCCGCGCGGGCCCGCTGTGTGGCCGCTGCCCGTGGTGGCCTCGCTGTGGGCTTGCTCTGGGAAGGCTGGAAGAGCAGCCGGAGCCGCACCTTCTTAGAGAGTAGGGGCCTTCGGGGGGTTCCTTAGCCGTGCGGCCTGCCCTTTGCTTCGAAGGTTCCGAAGCTTCGCGCCCGTGAGCCGTGCGGGCGGTGAGGCGGACGACGCTTGAGGCGGGGAGCAGCCTAGCTGCGCCTCTCGGGGATCTCGCGGCGAGGTGACCGCGGTGTTGCCACCGAGGCCGGGCGCTGTGCTGTGTGTCCAGGGGCAGAGGCGGGGGTACACCAGCCTGCCCATTTTGTGGTGAAAGTACTGCGGTAGAGCGTCTGGACGTGGCACAGCCGTTTAAAAGGAGTTTTTGCTGCTGTGCCTGAAAAGTTTTAAACGGTGTGCAGATGGGGTGCGAGTGGCTTACGAAGGTTTTGTTTTAAACACGTAGGGTGCAGATGTGGACTGGAGAGGAGTCCCCATCCCCGGGTATGGCAAGAAGCGAACCGGGCCACCGGCCGTTGTTCCTAGGGTGGCACTTTCGCAGGCATCAGCACAGCCAGCCTCCTTgcaggttgttgttttttttttttttccatgtccttTTTTAGGTTCCAGGTGCTGTTATCTTACAAAGATACAGCAAGAGGCAGAAAAATCAATTCGTTCTTGTTCTGTGTGACTCATACACCCTTAATAGCAGTTACTGCAGTATGTCTCACAGTTGTACGCAAAGTTTTCTTTTGGGTAGTGCGTACATTTTACTGTGGTTCCTTCTTGGTTCCGTAAACATCTTTCCTGAGTGTCCTTTtggttttttgtcatttttttgcagtgttttagacacccccttctttttcttcaacATCTCAGTGGGTTTGATGCTGTACCTAGAAAAGTCGGAGTCTGTGCTGTCTTTGTGTCTGGTGTCCCCTAGTCTGATAGGTATGTCACTTAACAGTTGCCAGGACAGAGATTGTGGGCAGAACAGAGACTCCCAGGTGCTTCTTGGCGCTGCGGTTGGTTTACACACTTACGCTTGAGGTGGCGGCCCTGGGAGGAGAGCAGTGTGCTTTCAGCATCTCAGTTCAGTAGCCAGGAGTTTATATTGAGACAAGTTGGGCTTATTTCACATAAATCCAAGGCAGCTTAATTGAAGACCTAGGGCTATGAATGTTGCATCTTTAGGAAGATAGCTGGCTCCTTTGAAGcagtctgtctttttttaaagttagatgaCCTGAGACTACAGATTGGCTTACTGGGCAGAATAAAATTCTCTAGTCAAAAGATAAGTGATACACACTtgcattgtttttcttctggtgaatggaaaaaaagatcaaaagaatAATGTTGACAGCAGAAGGTTGTTCCAAATGAAATTGGTATACTGCTGAAAAGCTCTCAGTTGTCAGGGGGAGAGAAAGTGAAGCTGCTTTGTAGGGAAGCGGTAGTGTTTGCTTATAAAATAGTTCTTAGTCCAGgagttgagaaaataattttaagaacgTTTCTgcaaggaaaacatttaaatataaatgttttgtgAAATTTGGATTCTGATACGATTTCCCTATTAAACAACTGTAGGGGTTAGGGCCTCCCAGAATCCACTGTGAATAGAATTTCATAAGATTAAACCCAGAAGGGACTTTGAAACCATCATTTCAGTTctctcactttatagatgaagaaattgggtCACAGAGGGAGCAGTGGTGGGGCTGAGCCTCTCAGCTGGCGCCCTGCCTGGCTCTCACAGTGACACCTGAGGAATATATCCTCTGGGCCTGtgctctgtatttatttatttttttaatatgtgccGCTTAGCGTGGTTGAAGGTCTCCTGCTGAAGCCTTACAAGGAGGACGTGATGTCCTGTAAGATgtctctgtttcacagataagagGCTCTGCTTGTCCTCCCCTTGGTCCGTATAAAGCTGAGctgtaaatattctttattttaagatGACAGCTTAGAACCAAATGAAGTCTCTGATGCTGTTCCTCATGTATGTAATCCCATTAAATTTGAGTGAGCTTCAAAGTGCTTGTCTGTCAGAAAGGGTTCCCTGTTGGTATGCAGCAAGAGTGTGTACAGGCAGTAGTGGTAATGGGTTCATAGGACTGGTTTTCAGATGGGAACAGGAACTTTCATTTGTAAATAGCTTTACTTAATTTATGCACTTTTTTTGTCTAAGTATCGGAAAGATTTCCAAGGACAGAAACGTCGTACAGCTGTGTGCGTGAAACTCTGGAGTCcttttatcatttcttcctttagtGTTGACTCTTTCCTGTGATGGGCTGCACTTAATCTGTTTGTGAGGGTGgtgctggggaggagggctgACACACAGAGGACGACTTCGTAAAGAGACCATACTTGGATTTTTGTCTCAGAAGTGCAGGTTAACTATTCAAGATTATACTTAGtgtgttttattaaaaaacaaacccgACAGCAAAAGGCGCTGTAAAGAGGATTTCTGCCCctttgttttctgtaaagggttTATGGGCACTTTGCCTATGACTGACAAGATCTGAATCGAGTCAGTCCTCAGTTTTAAAGCTGCTTTATGATTACTTGGGATTTTCATTGCAGGCATAGTTGTTACAACTGCAGTCGGTTGTCAGAGGCAGCTTGCTCTGCTAGCAGTGTGCCGCCAGACACGGTGCAGAAAACAAGGCATTTTTCGGGGGGGCGTGAAAGGCATTTTAGGTGAGTGTGTTTCAGGTGTTTGTATAATGCTCTTTAATTACAGAAAATGGAGGAGCAAGGTtttgacttttgttttcctttgaggtTTAGAATTAACCTGTATGAAAAGTATGATATGCAGCCTTAATAGAGGAGTTGTCCCTCTCTCTGGGTCTGGTGATAACGTATGGGAAAATGTGGAGGGACTCCGACCCTGGTGACGGGCGTCAGCTTCTGCTTGGTCCCTGCCAGCTCGCTGAGGGCATCACGGAGGCGGGGGGCATTCCGCGTGGGTCCGTAGCTGGGTTACAGAACTGAATTTCAGGGAGGGGCAGTGACTTGTCTGCAGTCACTCGGCTGGCTCAGGCACAGCCAGCCTCTGCGTCCTGGCCAGTGTCACCGCCCCAGgccctctctccccagctccctgggACAGCAGTCCTCACGGGCGTGGGGGCGGGAGCGGTGTATCCCTCAGGACTACGTGGTGCAAaatcatttgtagtttttttcttctttcttagtttTCCTAATGGCAGCCAGGACTTTGAGTATATGGATTTTAtgctaattttttctctttttctttttcagttcaaATTAAGGCACACCTCTCCCCTGCTCCTCTCTGTGAGCAGCGTCTCATTGTGCAGGAGTGCAGCCATGCAGCCGCCGCCCCAGGCCGTCCCCCCGGGCATGGCCGCGCCGCCTCCATCCGGGAGCCCTCAGAGCATGTTCTGGTCTAACAGCCCGTACAGAAGACAGGCCGGTAGTCACGCACACGTGGCCCCGTCAACCTGCCCGCTGCAGCCAGTGACGGACCCTTTTGCTTTTAGTAGACAGGCGCTCCAAAATACGTCGTTGGGCAGCTCCTCTAAAAGCAGCGCCCCCGTTTTGCAAGGCCCGGCCCCACCATCGTCTCTTCAGGGTGCAGGTCTGCCTGGGCCTCACACACACGCTGGAGATAGCGCCCAAGGACCCTGCGAACCTCTGCCGGGCCCTCCGTTGCAGCCCAGGGCAGATGCCAGCCTGTTTCCCGGCCTGCTGACCCCTTCGGCGCCACCCGGGCCCGCGATGACCACTCCCTGCCTGGAGCCTGACGTTCAGACCCTGCCGTATCCTCCTCAGTACGTTCCAGGAGTGGGTCCGGACGGCTCTCGTGGGGGCCACCCGCAGGGGAGCGTGCCTCGGCCTGACAGGCCCCTGAGCAGGCCGAGCCCGCACGACGGTGCCGTGGCACCGGCAGcgtcccctttcctccctccgcCTCGGCGGCAGATGCCCGGGCTGTGGGCGCCGGTGCAGGGAGGCCCTCAGCCCTTGGGGCTGCATCACAGGCCCTGTCCAGAGGGACCCGTTGCGCACCCAGTGCCCCACGCCTCCAGCGTCGCCCATGTCCCCTCCCCGTCCATCCCGCATCAGGGTCCTGGCCATGAGCAGCACGGCCCCTTGGTATCCTTACCGGGACCCTCGGCCAGTGACGGGAGAAATGAGGCAGTCTACCTGCAGAGCGGAAACCACTCGGCAAATAGCTTTGATCCAGGAAACGCGTTCAGGCAGAACTCCGGAGCCGGCGACACTCGGGCTGGCCAGGAGCTGAGGTCGAGTCCGGGCGCGAATAGAGAGCAGCTGTCAGACCCAGCTCCCGTCCCCCTCCTCGCTCAGGGAAGCAGCCCAGGAAGCCACGGGCACCGCCCGCTGGGGGCCGGGAGTAGCTGGGCCCTGCCGGAGGCGGGCTCGGGGGCGCTCTCCGCGTTCTTCACAGGAGGAGAGGCCGAGAACGAGGAGACCCTGCCATCGGAAAAGGCGGGCTCTGCCGGCCAGCCTGCCTGGGACGGTTTCTCCCCCGGCCCGGGCCTTGGCCAGCCTCCTGCACACGCGGGAGCAGGCGGCATCCATCAGGCCTTTCCCAGAGCTTCCAGCGGCGAGCCCACGCAGCCGGGAGGAGACCCGCAGCCTTATTTTCCTCAGTGTGCAGGCCTCGGGCACGACCCAGCAGCCGCTGGCGCCCCCGCTGCGGACATgtgggggggcgcggggcgggcgggtGCTCACGGCGCCGGCGGCTCACAGTGTGAGAACGTGGAGAACTTGGAATTCATTCAGAACCAGGAAGTTCTGCCCAGTGAGCCCCTAAGCGTGGACCCTTCCTCCCCGAGCGATCAGCTCAGGTGCGGGCCCCTCAGCGGGCCGGCCGTGCCCAGGCCCAGTGCCGCAGGCCACGCGGGAGGCGGGGGCCCGAATCTCGAGGCCCCGGATGCGATGGCGCGGCCCGCGCGGTCTGACAGCGTGTCCTCCAgttacagcagccagagtcaCCGGGGTCCTCCCAGTGCAGCCAGGCCCCACGACTCGGGGGGCACCTTCATTCAGCAAGAAGTTGGAAAACCTGAAGACGAGGTTCCGGGGAGGTTTTTTAAGCAGATCGATTCTTCTCCTGTCGGAGGTGAGACAGACGAGACCACCGTGAGCCAGAACTACCACAGCGGCCTGTCCCAGCCCTCGGCCCCAAGCCCCCCCAAACCTACGGGAATATTTCAGACGAGCGCCAACAGTTCTTTTGAACCAGTGAAATCGCACTTCGTTGGAGTAAAGCTGGTTGAGGTAGATCGCGCCAATGTGGTGGGCGAGGTGAGGGCGCCCGGCGCCCACCTGAAGCAGCGCAGAGCAGCCGCGGCCGCGCCTGATGCCTCCCCTGGCAACTTGGAGCAGCCCCCCGACAACATGGAGACCCTCTTCTTGCCCCGGGTCTGTGCCCCGCCTCTCACCACGCCCGCGGAGGCTGGTCACGGGCTTCTGCATGCTGCGGGGCCGCCTTTGGAGACTGTGCCCCCGGCACCTGAGAGGAGGCCCTCGACCAGGGCGCAGGGGGCTGTGAAGTGTGAGAGCCCAGCAACAACTTTGTGGGCGCAGAACGAGCTGCCGGATTTTGGAGGCAATGTCCTTCTAGCCCCAGCTGCTCCCGCACTTCACGTGCCTGCGAAACCCCAGCCATCTGAAGTGATCCAGCCTCCAGATGAGGGGGTATCTGGTCCGCCGTCCCGGCAGccgggccccggccccggccccgccgtgCAGAGTGGGGACAGCACTGGTGCTTCTGAGAATCTTGAAAATCCTCCCCAAATGGGCGAAGAGGAGGCCCTCCCGCCCCAAACGGGTCCCGGTTATGCCAGTCTgctgtcctccccacccaccGAGTCTTTGCAGAATCAGCCGGTCTTGATCGCGCAGCCTGATCAGAGCTATAATTTGGCTCAGCCTGTTCATTTCCCTGCGTCCTTGTTGAGTCCTAATGAGAAGAGTCCGTCCTGGAGAGAGTCTCTGGTGGGAGAGAAGCCTGCGATAAGCAGCCGGGCTGCTGGGGGTGATCCTGGAGAAGACGCTGCCTTGTCTGGGATGCCAGCTGGTGCTCTCATCTGCTCACCTCTGCCTAACCGTCCTGCCCAGAGTAATTTTCCACAGGTTCCTGGTGCCTCTGAAGTGGTTTCTAATCCACCTGCTAATTTGCTGGTTCAGCCGCCGTCTCATCCAGTCCCGAAGAGCCTGCTTCCAGAAAGTCAGAGCAGTCGCAGCGCAGAGCGCGTCCTCCCCGAGTCTGTTTCCGGCCCTGCTGGAAGCACGGGCGTGGTCTTAGTCCCTCCTGCAGAGAGTACTTCGGTGCCTGATAGTAGTAAGGCCGATCGCTCCGGCGGTCGGGGGGAAGCGTCGGGGGCCCTGGACTTCACCTTCACTAGGATTTTGGAAAACCCAGTGGGAGTGTACAGCCCGGTCCATGCTGATGGCCCAGCGTCGTGTCAGCAGACCACCCCCAGCCACAGGCTGCCTGGGCCTGGGGCGCACACCCCAGACCGTTTCTACCAGCAGGTGACGAAAGATGCTCAGGATCAGCACGGCCCAGAGAGAGCCCAGCAGGAGCCGGCGCCACCGCCTCCCCCTCCACGGGGGCCCACAGCAGCATTCCCAGAGCCTTCAAGCCCAGGAAGTCCACCCGCGCAAGGACAGCCCCTAAACCCAGCCCATCCACCTGCAGGTCCAGCTCCAGCTGACGGTCAGCCGCTGCTGCCTCGGCCGCCTCGGTCCTCCAGCGCATCCGTCGTGTCCAGCAGCTCGAGCCAGGCGGCCGCGCGGTCTGACCAGCAGTGGCTGCAGCCGCCGCCTCCAGACGTGGCGTCCTACTACTATTACAGGTCCCTGTATGACGGCTACCAGCCCCCGTACCCCTCAGCGTACCCGCCGGATCCTGGCATGGCCCCCCACTATTACCAGGTAGGGGCCAGTGCTTGGACTCTTGAGCCCTCTGACCAGTGGTTTCTTTCTCGCGCCGTCTCCTCAGCAGGGCTCTGTTGGTCAGTTCTGAGGTAACCCGTGGTCGTGCTGCTTCACGAGACGCGTGCTCCCCGTCACAGCTTGTTCTGCTGAGCACGGCCCTTGTCTTGCAGTTCCACACTGCGCATAGCACGTGGAGTTGGGTAGAACACctgcttcatttttgtttaaCACAGCGTATCCCACCTTATGTGACAGAAAGGACCCTCGTTTCCTGTTCCTCCTGTTGGCTGTTCACAGATCCAGAGTTCTGGGTGGCACATTTGGGGAAACTGGAATAGCGTTTTGAAGCTTCTTTGTGGTTTTGACATCAAAAACCTGCCTAAAAGGCAACAGGAAAACTCTGTAGTCTTTCAGATCCCTCTTTCAGGATAAAATCATTTAAGGAAAAACGTAAGCTTTGGAATGTAATCCAAACGGAACAGCTGAGCATGGTGGGATTCCACGCACTTCCAGGTGCGTGCTGACAGCCGCAGCAGAGCAAGGGGCCCCACTGTGTGACCCAGAAGATTCCCTCTGTCTCTTTTCACAGTGATGCAGCCCCGCGAATGCTGTGTAAGTTGTGTTTAATCCTGTGTTAGTGTGGACAGGTGGCCCAGGTGTCTGCTCTCACTGTCTCTCGTCCAG from the Hippopotamus amphibius kiboko isolate mHipAmp2 chromosome 2, mHipAmp2.hap2, whole genome shotgun sequence genome contains:
- the SEC16A gene encoding protein transport protein Sec16A isoform X2 gives rise to the protein MQPPPQAVPPGMAAPPPSGSPQSMFWSNSPYRRQAGSHAHVAPSTCPLQPVTDPFAFSRQALQNTSLGSSSKSSAPVLQGPAPPSSLQGAGLPGPHTHAGDSAQGPCEPLPGPPLQPRADASLFPGLLTPSAPPGPAMTTPCLEPDVQTLPYPPQYVPGVGPDGSRGGHPQGSVPRPDRPLSRPSPHDGAVAPAASPFLPPPRRQMPGLWAPVQGGPQPLGLHHRPCPEGPVAHPVPHASSVAHVPSPSIPHQGPGHEQHGPLVSLPGPSASDGRNEAVYLQSGNHSANSFDPGNAFRQNSGAGDTRAGQELRSSPGANREQLSDPAPVPLLAQGSSPGSHGHRPLGAGSSWALPEAGSGALSAFFTGGEAENEETLPSEKAGSAGQPAWDGFSPGPGLGQPPAHAGAGGIHQAFPRASSGEPTQPGGDPQPYFPQCAGLGHDPAAAGAPAADMWGGAGRAGAHGAGGSQCENVENLEFIQNQEVLPSEPLSVDPSSPSDQLRCGPLSGPAVPRPSAAGHAGGGGPNLEAPDAMARPARSDSVSSSYSSQSHRGPPSAARPHDSGGTFIQQEVGKPEDEVPGRFFKQIDSSPVGGETDETTVSQNYHSGLSQPSAPSPPKPTGIFQTSANSSFEPVKSHFVGVKLVEVDRANVVGEVRAPGAHLKQRRAAAAAPDASPGNLEQPPDNMETLFLPRVCAPPLTTPAEAGHGLLHAAGPPLETVPPAPERRPSTRAQGAVKCESPATTLWAQNELPDFGGNVLLAPAAPALHVPAKPQPSEVIQPPDEGVSGPPSRQPGPGPGPAVQSGDSTGASENLENPPQMGEEEALPPQTGPGYASLLSSPPTESLQNQPVLIAQPDQSYNLAQPVHFPASLLSPNEKSPSWRESLVGEKPAISSRAAGGDPGEDAALSGMPAGALICSPLPNRPAQSNFPQVPGASEVVSNPPANLLVQPPSHPVPKSLLPESQSSRSAERVLPESVSGPAGSTGVVLVPPAESTSVPDSSKADRSGGRGEASGALDFTFTRILENPVGVYSPVHADGPASCQQTTPSHRLPGPGAHTPDRFYQQVTKDAQDQHGPERAQQEPAPPPPPPRGPTAAFPEPSSPGSPPAQGQPLNPAHPPAGPAPADGQPLLPRPPRSSSASVVSSSSSQAAARSDQQWLQPPPPDVASYYYYRSLYDGYQPPYPSAYPPDPGMAPHYYQDVYGPCELRYRPYDGAAATYAESYHCPEPERPSSRASRCSDRPAARQGYPEGYYDSKSGWSSQSDYYGTYYSSQYDYGDPGRWDRYHYGSQFRDPRAYDRSYWYDAEYDPYRKENYAFTDRPEKYDDRWRYDPRFTGSFDDEPEPRRDAYGEEVDRRSEHSARSLRSRRSSFSAHSQQSQVYRGHHVTAGSYEVPPPSGSFHGDYSYGPYGDDFHSAPGFPEYGFPAEAGWPSVEQAPSRPTSPEKFSVPHVCARFGPGGQLIKVIPNLPSEGQPALVEIHSMETLLQHTPEQEEMRAFPGPLGKDDTHKVDVINFAQNRATKCLQNENLIDKESASLLWSFIVLLCRQNGTVVGTDIAELLLRDHRTVWLPGKSPNEANLIDFTNEAVEQVEEEESGEAQLSFLTDSQAAPTLEKDTERFRELLLYGRKKDALESAMKNGLWGHALLLASKMDSRTHARVMTRFANSLPINDPLQTVYQLMSGRMPAASTCCGDEKWGDWRPHLAMVLSNLNNNVDVESRAMATMGDTLASRGLLDAAHFCYLMARVGFGVYTRKTTKLVLIGSNHSLPFLKFATNEAIQRTEAYEYAQSLGAQTCSLPSFQVFKFIYCCRLAEMGLATQAFLYCEVIAKSILAQPQRHSPVLLSQLVQVASQLRLFDPQLKEKPEEEASAEPAWLAQLQLLEKQVKEGAVAWSQDGAFPPRCPSSPSSEAGLCDVGPAQPAGLGTDNALLAPPLPSTEHFSPDVRLLPSASLTLPDGQLAVPARVPMFLVPPPPGPVELGPGCGPPGAALGFPEPSGPDPAALYLGPGLPPGAPSLQEVERLPPEPRSQDTEMMLPEAPGRNSLSELEEDFGGKFTNMGSSRMSQDSESSPGWESTGSGALQPPPPLTSAPEAKRPVHAAKKETKEPKKSSESWFSRWLPVKKRTEAYLPDDKNKSIVWDEKKNRWVDVNEPEEEKKAPPPPPTSLPTALQGAHPGPGGPPRPAVNMYSRKAAGTRARYVDVLNPGGPQRSEPALAPADFFAPLAPLPIPAHLFGPNAGTEEAAAAEGAGGEGQVPAGGPAEPAAAAVPKVLSPMAPRPGPELPPPGADGAQGGEVPGAHAPAGGPPRAAVPFYNPAQFAQTSAASGSSRTGRIGQRKYPALS